A window of the Tunturibacter empetritectus genome harbors these coding sequences:
- the rpoB gene encoding DNA-directed RNA polymerase subunit beta, with protein sequence MSGESNNSEMRAIRSRLDFSKIPTSIQIPNLIEVQRRSYERFLQMDKLPQEREDNGLQSVFTSVFPITDFRNVSELEFVDFSIGNWECKCGYLKGLNHLRTACTNCGHMVITDPFHPGDVLCNFCGTYNKNTPDFCTKCGDPVGLQLKYDQAECEERGMTYSAPLKVTIRLKIYDKDPETGVKSLRDMKEQEVFFGDIPLMSQNGTFIVNGTERVIVSQLHRSPGVFFETANNRTYFLGKIIPYRGSWVEFEYDQKNTLYVRIDRKRKFLGTIFLRALGLRTDEEILKTFYTVDTINVADGKLHWKVVPEGQLSNLQGTRPAHAVTVKGEEIAPATRKISAHTMKGLRSHKIDSVEVETSEFDGAMTAADVVDLTTGELLYEANQELTADKLHKIIQSGVTSIEVFFPERDDVGNIITNTLRRDSVRKPEEALIEIYRKLRPGDPPTLDTATALFEGMFFDPRKYDFSRVGRLKFNIKLYENQDPSGLDKRTLTPEDFYGTIRYLLKLRKNIGVVDDIDHLGNRRVRAVGELMENQFRIGLVRMERAIKEKMSVYQEMSTAMPHDLINAKPVMAAIREFFGSSQLSQFMDQTNPLSEITHKRRLSALGPGGLSRERAGFEVRDVHPTHYGRICPIETPEGPNIGLISSLSCFARINEYGFIESPYRRVKEGRALDYVSVSNAGESGLRQGDYLEIEEARAKNAELKKAGKRTMDLAPFSFYLSAWEEDRHTIAQANIELDEKLNIVQDVVDARRQGNFVLVNKSEVDYVDVSPKQLVSVAASLVPFLEHDDANRALMGANMQRQSVPLLVAEAPFVGTGMEGVTARDSGAVILAKRNGIIDSVDSERIIVRVEGEHHPTQLSREVGSDIYQLTKFKRSNQNTCINQKPIVRKGDRVIKGQVIADGPCTEQGELGLGRNVLVAFMPWRGYNFEDAILISEKLVREDYYTSIHIEEFEIEARDTKLGPEEITRDIPNVSEHALRDLDDSGIIRIGAKIGHNDILVGKVTPKGETQLTPEEKLLRAIFGEKAGDVRDASLTCPPGIEGTVVDVRIFSRKGQEKDERAKQIEQEMIEKLERNLADEIRILTDERLKRLEAILGAKEVLADLHDERTNKKLLNKGDILDRDTIELISTRNLKRIRYADKDPRVNEQIDEIEEMTSRQIDVLRKITNEKISKMQKGDELSPGVIKMVKVYIAMKRKLSVGDKMAGRHGNKGVIARILPEEDMPYLPDGTPVEIVLNPLGVPSRMNVGQILETHLGWAAHTLGAQIAELAATMESANEVRELFKARFAGTAALNQLLDLDDEQTLRIAAGMKRGIWFGTAVFDGARETEIKALLKAAGLPSSGKSQLYDGMIGEPFEQPATVGYIYMLKLSHLVDDKIHARSIGPYSLITQQPLGGKAQFGGQRFGEMEVWALEAYGAAYILQELLTAKSDDVFGRTKIYEAIVKGEAAIEPGVPESFNVLIRELQSLCLDVELIKQADQKKQPLPAIAAAD encoded by the coding sequence ATGTCTGGCGAGTCCAACAACAGCGAAATGCGCGCGATCCGAAGCCGTCTTGATTTTTCCAAGATCCCCACATCCATCCAGATCCCTAACCTCATTGAAGTGCAGCGCCGCAGCTACGAGCGCTTCCTGCAGATGGACAAGCTCCCGCAGGAGCGCGAAGACAACGGCCTGCAGTCGGTCTTCACCTCAGTCTTCCCCATCACCGACTTCCGCAACGTCTCCGAGCTCGAGTTCGTCGACTTCTCGATCGGCAACTGGGAGTGCAAGTGCGGCTACCTCAAGGGCCTCAACCACCTGCGCACGGCCTGCACCAACTGCGGCCACATGGTCATCACCGACCCCTTCCACCCGGGCGACGTCCTCTGCAACTTCTGCGGAACTTACAACAAGAACACCCCTGACTTCTGCACCAAGTGCGGCGACCCTGTCGGCCTGCAACTGAAGTATGACCAGGCAGAGTGCGAAGAGCGCGGCATGACCTACTCTGCACCCCTCAAGGTCACCATCCGTCTTAAGATCTACGACAAGGACCCTGAGACCGGCGTCAAGAGCCTGCGCGACATGAAGGAACAGGAAGTCTTCTTCGGCGACATCCCGCTGATGAGCCAGAACGGCACCTTCATCGTCAATGGCACCGAGCGCGTCATCGTGTCGCAGCTCCACCGTTCGCCCGGCGTCTTCTTCGAGACCGCAAACAACCGCACCTACTTCCTCGGCAAGATCATTCCGTACCGCGGCAGCTGGGTCGAATTCGAGTACGACCAGAAGAACACCCTCTACGTCCGCATCGACCGCAAGCGCAAGTTCCTCGGCACCATCTTCCTGCGCGCGCTCGGCCTGCGTACCGACGAGGAGATCCTCAAGACCTTCTACACCGTCGACACTATCAACGTAGCCGACGGCAAGCTGCACTGGAAGGTCGTTCCCGAAGGTCAGCTCAGCAACCTGCAGGGCACCCGTCCCGCGCATGCCGTCACCGTCAAAGGGGAAGAGATCGCTCCTGCCACACGCAAGATCTCTGCTCACACCATGAAGGGTCTGCGCAGCCACAAGATCGACTCGGTCGAAGTTGAGACCAGCGAGTTCGATGGCGCTATGACCGCCGCTGACGTGGTCGATCTCACCACCGGCGAGTTGCTCTACGAAGCCAACCAGGAGTTGACCGCCGACAAGCTGCACAAGATCATCCAGTCCGGCGTCACCAGCATCGAGGTCTTCTTCCCAGAGCGCGACGACGTGGGCAACATCATCACCAACACCCTTCGTCGCGACTCCGTGCGCAAGCCTGAGGAAGCTCTCATCGAGATCTACCGCAAGCTGCGTCCCGGCGACCCACCGACGCTCGACACCGCGACTGCGCTCTTCGAAGGTATGTTCTTCGATCCGCGTAAGTACGACTTCTCGCGCGTCGGCCGCCTCAAATTCAACATCAAGCTCTACGAGAACCAGGATCCGTCTGGCCTCGACAAGCGCACGTTGACCCCCGAGGACTTCTACGGCACCATCCGCTATCTGCTCAAGCTGCGCAAGAACATCGGTGTCGTCGACGACATCGACCACCTTGGCAACCGCCGCGTTCGCGCCGTCGGTGAGCTGATGGAGAACCAGTTCCGCATCGGCCTCGTCCGTATGGAGCGCGCCATCAAGGAAAAGATGTCGGTCTACCAAGAGATGTCGACCGCGATGCCGCATGACCTCATCAACGCCAAGCCAGTCATGGCCGCGATTCGTGAGTTCTTCGGCTCCTCGCAGCTCTCGCAGTTCATGGACCAGACCAACCCCCTGTCGGAGATCACGCACAAGCGTCGCCTCTCCGCCCTTGGGCCCGGTGGTCTCTCCCGTGAGCGCGCCGGCTTTGAAGTCCGCGACGTGCACCCCACTCACTACGGCCGCATCTGCCCGATTGAGACACCGGAAGGCCCGAACATCGGTCTCATCTCGTCGCTCTCCTGCTTTGCGCGCATCAACGAATATGGCTTCATCGAGTCTCCCTACCGCCGCGTGAAGGAAGGCCGTGCGCTAGACTACGTCTCCGTCTCGAACGCCGGTGAGTCCGGTCTGCGTCAAGGCGACTACCTCGAGATCGAAGAGGCCCGCGCCAAGAACGCAGAGTTGAAGAAGGCCGGCAAGCGCACTATGGACCTCGCCCCCTTCAGCTTCTACCTCTCGGCCTGGGAAGAAGATCGCCACACCATCGCGCAGGCGAACATCGAGCTCGATGAGAAGTTGAACATCGTGCAGGATGTCGTCGACGCTCGTCGCCAAGGCAACTTCGTCCTCGTCAACAAGTCCGAGGTGGACTACGTCGACGTCTCGCCGAAGCAGCTTGTCTCAGTAGCCGCATCGCTTGTCCCGTTCCTCGAGCACGACGACGCCAACCGCGCTCTGATGGGTGCCAACATGCAACGGCAGTCGGTTCCTCTGCTCGTCGCTGAGGCTCCGTTCGTCGGTACCGGTATGGAAGGCGTCACCGCCCGCGACTCCGGCGCCGTCATCCTGGCCAAGCGTAACGGCATCATCGACTCAGTTGACTCCGAGCGCATCATCGTGCGCGTAGAAGGCGAGCACCACCCCACGCAGCTCTCGCGTGAGGTCGGCTCGGACATCTATCAGCTCACGAAGTTCAAGCGCTCCAACCAGAACACCTGCATCAACCAAAAACCGATCGTTCGCAAGGGCGATCGCGTCATCAAGGGTCAGGTCATCGCCGACGGTCCTTGCACTGAGCAGGGCGAACTCGGCCTCGGCCGTAACGTTCTGGTCGCCTTCATGCCATGGCGTGGTTACAACTTTGAGGACGCGATCCTTATCTCGGAGAAGCTGGTCCGCGAGGACTACTACACCTCGATCCACATCGAGGAGTTCGAGATCGAAGCCCGCGACACCAAGCTTGGACCGGAAGAGATCACGCGCGATATCCCCAACGTCAGCGAGCACGCACTGCGCGATCTCGATGACTCAGGCATCATCCGCATCGGAGCGAAGATCGGTCACAACGACATCCTCGTCGGCAAGGTAACGCCGAAGGGTGAAACTCAGCTGACGCCGGAAGAGAAGCTTCTCCGCGCCATCTTCGGAGAAAAGGCCGGCGATGTTCGCGACGCTTCCCTGACGTGCCCTCCGGGTATCGAAGGCACTGTCGTCGACGTCCGCATCTTCTCCCGCAAGGGTCAGGAGAAGGACGAGCGCGCCAAGCAGATCGAGCAGGAGATGATCGAGAAGCTCGAGCGCAACCTCGCCGACGAGATTCGTATTCTCACCGACGAACGTCTCAAACGTCTCGAAGCGATCCTGGGAGCCAAAGAAGTTTTGGCTGATCTCCACGATGAGCGCACCAACAAGAAGCTGCTCAACAAGGGCGACATCCTCGACCGCGACACCATTGAGCTCATCAGCACTCGTAACCTCAAGCGCATCCGCTACGCTGACAAGGATCCGCGTGTGAACGAGCAGATCGATGAGATCGAGGAGATGACCTCACGTCAGATCGATGTTCTCCGCAAGATCACCAACGAGAAGATCAGCAAGATGCAGAAGGGCGACGAACTCTCGCCTGGTGTCATCAAGATGGTCAAGGTCTACATCGCCATGAAGCGCAAGCTCTCTGTCGGTGACAAGATGGCCGGCCGCCACGGGAACAAGGGTGTTATCGCACGAATCCTTCCTGAGGAAGACATGCCGTACCTCCCCGATGGAACGCCGGTGGAGATCGTGCTCAACCCGCTCGGTGTGCCTTCGCGTATGAACGTCGGTCAGATCCTTGAGACACACCTTGGGTGGGCTGCACACACCCTTGGCGCGCAGATCGCCGAGCTTGCCGCCACGATGGAGTCGGCCAACGAAGTCCGCGAGCTCTTCAAGGCGCGCTTCGCCGGTACCGCCGCACTCAACCAGCTTCTTGACCTAGACGACGAGCAGACTCTGCGCATTGCCGCCGGCATGAAGCGCGGTATCTGGTTCGGCACGGCAGTCTTCGACGGTGCACGCGAGACCGAGATCAAGGCGCTCCTCAAGGCCGCTGGTCTCCCCAGCTCGGGCAAGTCGCAGCTCTACGATGGCATGATCGGAGAACCCTTCGAACAGCCTGCCACCGTTGGCTACATCTACATGCTCAAGCTGTCGCACCTTGTCGACGACAAGATCCACGCTCGTTCCATCGGACCGTACTCGCTCATCACTCAGCAGCCGCTGGGTGGTAAGGCGCAGTTCGGCGGACAGCGCTTCGGTGAGATGGAGGTCTGGGCCCTTGAAGCTTACGGCGCCGCCTACATCCTGCAGGAGCTGCTCACCGCCAAGTCTGACGACGTCTTCGGCCGTACCAAGATCTACGAGGCCATCGTCAAGGGCGAAGCTGCCATCGAGCCGGGTGTTCCAGAGTCCTTCAACGTTCTTATCCGCGAACTGCAGTCCCTCTGCCTCGACGTCGAACTGATCAAACAGGCCGACCAGAAGAAGCAGCCGCTGCCAGCCATCGCCGCAGCAGATTAG
- the rpoC gene encoding DNA-directed RNA polymerase subunit beta' — MFRSSPFELTGPIADFDAIKIQLASPEKIRSWSHGEVTKPETINYRTFKPERDGLFCARIFGPITDWECLCGKYKRMKHRGVICDKCGVEVTLSKVRRERLGHIELASPCSHVWFFKGLPSRIGHLLDISLRELEAVLYFESYVVVDPGDAPVKEREVIKDETKFRELDQQYRPSGFKAMMGAEAIKELLKRVEVTELAIELRERMKTETSLQKKLKYSKRLKIVEAFRKSDNLPQWMILDVIPVIPPELRPLVPLDGGRFATSDLNDLYRRVINRNNRLKKLMDLHAPEVIVRNEKRMLQEAVDALFDNGRRGRVLRGANNRPLKSLSDTLKGKQGRFRQNLLGKRVDYSGRSVIVVGPELKLHQCGLPKKMALELFKPFIYHRLEQTGHCTTIKQAKEMVEMQEPIVWDILEEVIKDHPVLLNRAPTLHRLGIQAFEPVLVEGKAIKIHPLVCTAFNADFDGDQMAVHIPLSPEAQIEASVLMLASHNILSPASGQPITVPTQDLVLGLYYLTKAKVNAKGEGRVFANIEEVFMALEAKQVETLTPIRLRYTGPVLDMTTAYDDQDLTHTEPVEFNNQFISTTVGRAILNDALPEGMPYVNGLLKKKGIGQLINYCYLNLGLEVTVKTLDRVKDLGFTYATRSGLSVGLDDMVIPDSKYTLVGEAEKTVLAMQQQYLDGAITNGERSNKVIQMWSGVTERVADEMFNNMKRADKEGAMNPIYIMADSGARGSKQQIRQLSGMRGLMAKPSGEIIETPITANFREGLTVLQYFISTHGARKGLADTALKTADSGYLTRRLVDVAQDVIISHNDCGTVEGIYVTPIIEAGETIEPLRDRIIGRVSLEKLKDFEGKTIVDVNQEIDEDLASAVQAAGIERVKIRSVLTCESKRGVCILCYGRNLGSGKMVEMGEAVGVIAAQSIGEPGTQLTMRTFHIGGTASRVSDASHLESKNIGTVRFINLVTVRSKDGGLVAFNRNGSLAIVDEKGREKERYAVVYGAKLKVEEGQQVVQGTRLGEWDPYTFSLLTEIAGTVQFKDLQEGLTLNEEVDEVTGLSRLVVTDSSDEKRQPAIIIKSAQGNKRYLMPSRAHLMVADGDEIFPGDILAKIPRETTRTKDITGGLPRVVELFEARKPRDPAIISKIDGVVRFGEVSKGQRKVYVTADNGQEEEYSVPRGTYVNVQEGERLRAGDALIDGPRNPHDILEVLGERALQQYLVNEIQEVYRLQGVTISDKHIETIVRQMLRWVKIEEVGDTTFLVDQQTDRFRFNAENQRVLMSGGKPAIGRSLLLGITKASLSTDSFISAASFQETTRVLTEASINGSIDTLRGLKENVIVGRLIPAGTGMEYYRNVQLSPELEEAAAQVQQEVASAIEAEERELEQMRMEGEQEELAAE, encoded by the coding sequence ATGTTTCGCTCCAGCCCCTTTGAACTGACCGGACCCATCGCCGACTTCGACGCCATCAAGATCCAGCTCGCCAGCCCTGAGAAGATCCGCAGCTGGTCGCACGGCGAGGTCACCAAGCCCGAAACCATCAACTACCGCACCTTCAAGCCCGAGCGCGACGGGCTCTTCTGCGCAAGAATCTTTGGCCCCATCACCGACTGGGAGTGCCTCTGTGGCAAGTACAAGCGCATGAAGCACCGCGGCGTCATCTGCGACAAGTGCGGCGTTGAAGTCACCCTCTCGAAGGTTCGCCGCGAGCGCCTTGGACACATCGAACTCGCCAGCCCCTGCTCGCACGTCTGGTTCTTCAAGGGCCTGCCCTCGCGCATCGGCCACCTGCTCGACATCAGCCTGCGTGAGCTCGAGGCTGTCCTCTACTTCGAGTCTTACGTCGTCGTCGATCCAGGCGATGCGCCGGTCAAAGAGCGCGAAGTTATCAAGGACGAGACCAAGTTCCGCGAACTTGACCAGCAGTACCGCCCCTCCGGCTTCAAAGCCATGATGGGCGCTGAGGCCATCAAGGAACTCCTCAAGCGCGTGGAAGTCACCGAGCTCGCCATTGAGCTGCGCGAGCGCATGAAGACCGAGACCTCGCTGCAGAAGAAGCTCAAGTACTCCAAGCGTCTCAAGATCGTCGAAGCTTTCCGCAAGTCCGACAACCTGCCGCAGTGGATGATCCTCGACGTGATCCCCGTGATCCCACCCGAGCTTCGCCCCCTCGTCCCGCTCGACGGCGGACGCTTCGCCACGTCCGACTTGAACGATCTCTATCGCCGCGTCATCAACCGTAACAACCGCCTCAAGAAGCTGATGGACCTCCATGCACCTGAGGTCATCGTCCGCAACGAGAAGCGTATGTTGCAGGAGGCCGTCGATGCTCTGTTTGACAACGGCCGTCGTGGTCGCGTTCTCCGCGGCGCGAACAACCGTCCGCTGAAGTCGCTCTCCGACACCCTCAAGGGCAAACAGGGCCGCTTCCGTCAGAACCTCCTCGGTAAGCGCGTCGACTACTCCGGCCGTTCGGTCATCGTAGTCGGGCCTGAGCTGAAGCTGCACCAATGCGGTCTTCCCAAGAAGATGGCGCTCGAGCTCTTCAAGCCCTTCATCTATCACCGCCTCGAGCAGACCGGTCACTGCACCACCATCAAGCAGGCCAAAGAGATGGTCGAGATGCAGGAGCCAATCGTCTGGGACATCCTTGAAGAGGTCATCAAGGATCACCCGGTACTCCTCAACCGCGCTCCAACCCTTCACCGTCTCGGCATCCAGGCCTTCGAGCCCGTGCTCGTCGAAGGTAAGGCGATCAAGATCCATCCGCTCGTCTGCACCGCCTTCAACGCGGACTTCGACGGCGACCAGATGGCCGTTCACATCCCGCTCTCGCCTGAGGCTCAGATCGAAGCCAGCGTTCTCATGCTTGCTTCGCACAACATCTTGTCCCCAGCCTCTGGGCAACCGATCACAGTCCCGACGCAGGACCTCGTCCTCGGCCTCTACTACCTCACCAAGGCGAAGGTTAACGCCAAGGGTGAAGGCCGCGTCTTCGCCAACATCGAAGAGGTCTTCATGGCCCTCGAAGCGAAGCAGGTCGAGACCCTCACCCCGATCCGTCTGCGCTACACCGGCCCTGTCCTCGACATGACCACCGCGTACGACGATCAGGACCTCACCCACACCGAGCCGGTCGAGTTCAACAACCAGTTCATCTCGACCACCGTCGGCCGCGCCATCCTCAACGATGCGCTCCCCGAGGGCATGCCCTACGTCAACGGCCTTCTCAAGAAGAAGGGCATTGGCCAGCTCATCAACTACTGCTACCTGAACCTCGGCCTCGAAGTTACGGTCAAGACCCTCGATCGCGTCAAGGATCTTGGATTCACCTATGCCACCCGCTCCGGCCTCTCGGTCGGGCTGGACGACATGGTCATCCCCGACTCCAAGTACACCCTCGTCGGCGAAGCCGAAAAGACCGTTCTCGCCATGCAGCAGCAGTACCTCGACGGAGCCATCACCAACGGTGAGCGCTCCAACAAGGTCATCCAGATGTGGTCGGGAGTCACCGAGCGCGTCGCCGACGAGATGTTCAACAACATGAAGCGTGCCGACAAGGAAGGAGCCATGAACCCGATCTACATCATGGCCGACTCCGGTGCTCGTGGATCCAAACAGCAGATCCGCCAGCTCTCCGGCATGCGTGGTTTGATGGCCAAGCCCTCCGGCGAGATCATCGAAACCCCCATCACGGCGAACTTCCGCGAAGGTCTCACCGTGCTGCAGTACTTCATCTCGACCCACGGCGCACGTAAGGGCCTCGCCGATACCGCACTCAAGACCGCTGACTCGGGTTATCTCACCCGCCGTCTGGTCGACGTTGCGCAGGATGTCATCATCTCGCACAACGACTGCGGCACTGTCGAAGGCATCTACGTGACGCCGATCATCGAGGCGGGCGAGACCATCGAGCCTCTGCGCGACCGCATCATCGGCCGCGTCTCACTCGAGAAGTTGAAGGACTTCGAAGGCAAGACCATCGTCGACGTCAACCAGGAGATCGATGAAGATCTCGCCAGCGCCGTTCAGGCCGCGGGTATCGAGCGCGTCAAGATCCGCTCGGTCCTCACCTGCGAGTCCAAGCGCGGCGTCTGCATCCTCTGCTACGGCCGTAACCTCGGCTCCGGCAAGATGGTGGAGATGGGCGAAGCCGTCGGCGTCATCGCGGCGCAGTCCATCGGCGAGCCCGGCACTCAGCTCACCATGCGTACCTTCCACATCGGCGGTACGGCATCGCGCGTATCCGACGCCTCGCACCTCGAGTCCAAGAACATCGGCACCGTGCGCTTCATCAACCTCGTCACCGTTCGCTCCAAGGACGGCGGCCTGGTCGCCTTCAACCGCAACGGCTCCCTCGCCATCGTCGACGAGAAGGGCCGCGAGAAGGAGCGTTACGCTGTCGTCTACGGTGCCAAGCTCAAGGTCGAAGAGGGCCAGCAGGTCGTCCAGGGTACGCGCCTCGGCGAGTGGGACCCCTACACCTTCTCCCTCCTCACCGAGATCGCCGGAACCGTTCAGTTCAAGGACCTCCAGGAAGGCCTCACGCTCAACGAAGAAGTCGACGAAGTCACCGGCCTCAGCCGGCTTGTCGTCACCGACTCCTCCGACGAGAAGCGTCAGCCCGCCATCATCATCAAGTCCGCTCAAGGCAACAAGCGTTACCTCATGCCTTCACGCGCTCACCTCATGGTGGCCGACGGCGACGAGATCTTCCCCGGCGACATCCTTGCCAAGATCCCACGCGAAACCACGCGTACCAAGGACATCACCGGCGGTCTCCCACGCGTCGTCGAACTCTTCGAGGCCCGCAAGCCACGCGACCCGGCAATCATCAGCAAGATCGATGGTGTCGTTCGCTTCGGCGAAGTCTCCAAGGGGCAGCGTAAGGTCTACGTCACCGCGGACAACGGTCAGGAAGAGGAGTACAGCGTTCCCCGCGGTACTTACGTCAACGTGCAGGAAGGCGAACGCCTCCGTGCCGGTGACGCTCTGATCGACGGTCCCCGCAACCCGCACGACATTCTGGAAGTTCTCGGCGAGCGCGCACTTCAGCAGTACCTCGTCAACGAGATCCAGGAAGTCTACCGGCTCCAGGGCGTCACCATCTCCGACAAGCACATCGAAACCATCGTTCGTCAGATGCTTCGCTGGGTCAAGATCGAAGAAGTTGGCGACACCACCTTCCTCGTCGATCAGCAGACCGACCGCTTCCGCTTCAACGCCGAAAACCAGCGCGTGTTGATGTCCGGCGGCAAGCCTGCCATCGGCCGTTCGCTCCTCCTCGGCATCACCAAGGCGTCGCTCTCGACCGACAGCTTCATCTCGGCCGCCAGCTTCCAGGAGACCACCCGCGTCCTCACGGAAGCCAGCATCAACGGCTCCATCGACACGCTCCGTGGCCTCAAGGAAAACGTCATCGTAGGCCGCCTCATCCCCGCCGGCACCGGCATGGAGTACTACCGCAACGTCCAGCTCTCCCCAGAGCTAGAGGAAGCGGCAGCCCAGGTCCAGCAGGAAGTGGCATCCGCCATCGAAGCCGAAGAGCGCGAACTAGAACAGATGCGCATGGAAGGCGAACAAGAAGAACTAGCCGCCGAGTGA
- a CDS encoding ArsR/SmtB family transcription factor, which yields MEGLDTKFAALADPTRRAILARLSLGEATVNELASPFEMSQPAISQHLKVLEEAGLIICRVEGTKRPRRLAKEGIEAMDQWLGMLHTALEKNYDRLDSVLAGTNTQKKGKKR from the coding sequence ATGGAAGGCCTCGATACCAAATTCGCCGCCTTAGCTGATCCAACGCGTCGTGCGATCCTGGCGCGACTCTCGCTGGGAGAGGCTACTGTCAACGAACTGGCAAGTCCCTTCGAGATGTCGCAACCGGCGATCTCGCAACACCTCAAGGTGCTTGAAGAAGCTGGGCTGATCATTTGCCGGGTCGAAGGTACAAAGCGCCCTCGCCGTCTCGCAAAAGAGGGTATCGAAGCTATGGATCAATGGCTTGGAATGCTCCACACTGCGCTTGAGAAAAACTACGACCGGTTGGACAGCGTTCTAGCCGGTACCAACACACAGAAGAAAGGAAAAAAGCGATGA
- a CDS encoding SRPBCC domain-containing protein: protein MSKMTLKTEGDTHVIVTRRFAATPEAVYRAHTDPKLLQKWLLGPEGWSMPVCINDAKPGGKFRYEWTNGKGAGFHITGEYLEVNPFSRIVHVERMFLPEPTPDNHVETTFERDGEGTLMTIRMTLPDEKTRATMLASGMEHGMEASYVRLEAMI from the coding sequence ATGAGCAAAATGACATTGAAGACCGAAGGCGATACGCATGTAATCGTGACGAGGCGCTTTGCTGCCACGCCGGAAGCGGTGTATCGCGCCCACACCGATCCGAAGTTGTTACAAAAGTGGCTGCTCGGCCCTGAAGGCTGGAGCATGCCTGTCTGCATCAATGACGCGAAGCCCGGAGGGAAGTTTCGCTACGAGTGGACGAACGGCAAAGGCGCAGGATTCCACATCACCGGTGAGTATCTTGAAGTGAACCCGTTCAGCAGAATCGTGCATGTCGAACGCATGTTCCTGCCGGAGCCAACACCGGACAACCACGTTGAAACCACCTTCGAACGCGACGGGGAAGGAACGTTGATGACGATCCGGATGACACTGCCTGATGAGAAAACGCGAGCAACTATGCTGGCGTCAGGCATGGAGCACGGTATGGAAGCGAGCTACGTGCGCCTCGAAGCAATGATCTAG
- a CDS encoding SRPBCC family protein — translation MFKTLGLILVLAVVVVLLLAFTKPSTFRVERSTTITAQPEKISSLIDDFHQWDAWSPWAKLDPNMKTTYSGPPSGVGSIYEWEGNSKVGKGRMEILSVEPAKTTVKIDFLKPFEGHNIADFELEPQGSATRVNWIMNGPMNLFPGKLMSVFTTMDKMIGPDFDKGLANLKAAAEHP, via the coding sequence ATGTTCAAAACCCTTGGTCTCATCCTTGTTCTGGCTGTCGTTGTCGTTCTTCTTCTCGCGTTCACCAAGCCGAGCACCTTCCGAGTAGAGCGTTCCACCACCATCACCGCACAACCCGAAAAGATCTCCTCCCTCATCGACGACTTTCATCAATGGGACGCCTGGTCGCCCTGGGCTAAGCTCGACCCCAACATGAAGACCACCTACTCCGGCCCGCCCAGCGGTGTCGGCTCCATCTACGAGTGGGAAGGGAACAGCAAAGTGGGCAAGGGCCGCATGGAGATCCTCTCCGTTGAACCTGCAAAGACCACCGTCAAAATCGACTTCCTCAAGCCCTTCGAAGGTCACAACATCGCCGACTTCGAACTCGAACCACAAGGCTCTGCAACCCGCGTCAACTGGATCATGAACGGCCCGATGAACCTCTTCCCCGGCAAACTTATGAGCGTCTTCACCACCATGGACAAGATGATCGGTCCCGACTTCGACAAGGGGCTCGCCAATCTGAAAGCAGCCGCGGAACATCCATAG
- a CDS encoding alcohol dehydrogenase, giving the protein MTTAVAARTMKVAQVSAAGADFQIVEREIPEPGAGEVRIKVLACGVCHSDALTKEGGWPGIQYPRVPGHEVAGVVDAAGAGVSEWKKGQRVGVGWHGGHDGTCLSCRRGDFGNCQNMKIPGISYDGGYQQYMVAPVEALVAIPESLSDVEAAPLLCAGITTFNALRHSGALPSDLVAVQGIGGLGHLGIQFASKFGYNVAAIGRGPENEALAKKLGANVYIDSKSTNAAEELQKLGGAKVILATAPNSKSMSELINGLGPNGKLMVIGATSDPIEVTPFQLISASRTIQGWASGIPTDSEDTLRFAELTGVRPMIETYPLEKAAEAYARMMSGHAQFRVVLTM; this is encoded by the coding sequence ATGACAACAGCTGTCGCAGCACGAACGATGAAGGTGGCGCAGGTATCGGCTGCCGGGGCAGATTTCCAGATCGTGGAGCGTGAGATTCCTGAACCCGGTGCGGGAGAGGTGCGGATCAAGGTGCTGGCGTGTGGTGTCTGCCACAGTGACGCACTGACGAAAGAGGGCGGGTGGCCCGGAATTCAATATCCGCGCGTTCCCGGGCATGAGGTGGCCGGCGTTGTCGATGCGGCGGGTGCCGGCGTTTCGGAGTGGAAGAAGGGGCAGCGGGTCGGGGTCGGCTGGCATGGCGGGCATGATGGCACCTGTCTCTCGTGCCGGCGAGGGGATTTTGGCAACTGCCAGAATATGAAGATTCCGGGCATTAGCTATGACGGTGGATACCAACAGTACATGGTGGCTCCTGTGGAGGCTCTGGTAGCGATACCAGAGAGTCTGAGCGACGTTGAAGCGGCACCTTTGCTCTGCGCCGGAATTACGACCTTCAATGCGCTGCGGCACAGCGGTGCGCTGCCGAGTGACCTGGTTGCGGTGCAAGGTATCGGCGGCCTGGGTCACCTTGGAATTCAGTTTGCGAGCAAGTTCGGCTACAACGTTGCGGCGATTGGACGCGGACCGGAGAACGAGGCGCTCGCAAAGAAGCTCGGAGCAAATGTGTACATCGACAGCAAATCTACGAATGCTGCAGAGGAGTTGCAGAAGCTGGGCGGGGCAAAGGTGATTCTGGCGACTGCTCCCAACTCGAAGTCTATGTCTGAGCTCATCAATGGCCTGGGGCCGAACGGCAAGCTCATGGTGATCGGCGCCACCTCTGATCCGATTGAGGTGACACCGTTCCAGTTGATTAGTGCGAGTCGAACGATTCAAGGCTGGGCCTCGGGAATACCGACAGACTCGGAAGATACACTGCGCTTCGCCGAACTGACCGGCGTACGACCCATGATTGAAACCTATCCGCTTGAAAAAGCGGCCGAGGCTTATGCGCGAATGATGAGCGGCCACGCACAGTTCCGCGTGGTTCTCACGATGTGA